In one Vibrio sp. VB16 genomic region, the following are encoded:
- a CDS encoding LapA family protein — MKIIKTILVIALFLVALALGAQNQEVVSFNYLLAQGEFHLSTLLGVVFVAGFVLAWLIVGSMQLKSQLTIRRLNRKLKKSSVNKLPVESKA; from the coding sequence ATGAAAATTATAAAAACGATTCTAGTCATTGCACTTTTTCTTGTGGCATTAGCATTAGGTGCGCAAAATCAAGAAGTCGTCTCTTTTAACTACCTATTGGCACAAGGTGAATTTCACCTGTCTACATTGCTAGGGGTTGTTTTTGTTGCTGGATTTGTACTAGCTTGGCTTATTGTTGGAAGCATGCAATTAAAATCTCAGTTAACCATTCGTCGTCTAAATCGAAAGCTGAAGAAGTCTTCTGTCAATAAGCTTCCGGTCGAGTCGAAAGCTTAA
- the lapB gene encoding lipopolysaccharide assembly protein LapB produces MLELLFLLLPIAAAYGWYMGNRSARQDKQEQSHQISRQYVTGLNLLLSDQSDKAVDHFIELLQVDAETIDTHLALGNLFRSRGEVDRAIRIHQNLISRKNLSIDQKNLALQQLAKDYMVSGFLDRAEKIFEQLVDEPSHKEAALTQLVSIYQQTREWNSAIKYATALVKLGRKRITANIAHFWCELALLEQLESNTAKSILYFKRALSEDPKCVRASISLGKIYLENEDYKGTIKYMEMVLDQDTDFISEVLETLAECYHHIGQEEQLVEFLRKCIDKKAGVSAELMLAQLVAHHEGFASAQTLLTRQLLRNPTMKGFHRLMDYHLAEAEEGRAKESLTTLRSLVGEQLKTKPHYRCRKCGFSTHSLYWHCPSCKGWGTIKPIRGLDGE; encoded by the coding sequence ATGCTTGAACTACTCTTTTTATTATTGCCAATTGCGGCAGCCTATGGTTGGTACATGGGCAACCGAAGCGCACGGCAAGATAAACAAGAACAGTCCCATCAAATTTCCCGGCAATACGTTACGGGTTTGAACCTGCTATTGTCTGATCAATCAGATAAAGCGGTCGATCACTTTATTGAATTACTTCAAGTTGATGCAGAAACCATTGATACTCACTTAGCCCTCGGAAACCTGTTCCGATCTCGTGGGGAAGTTGATCGAGCTATACGAATTCACCAAAATCTTATTTCAAGAAAGAACCTCTCTATAGATCAAAAAAATCTTGCATTACAACAATTGGCAAAAGATTACATGGTTTCCGGTTTCTTAGATCGGGCCGAAAAAATATTTGAACAATTAGTTGACGAGCCTTCTCATAAAGAAGCCGCGTTGACTCAATTGGTGAGCATCTATCAACAGACACGAGAGTGGAATAGTGCAATCAAATATGCAACGGCATTAGTGAAACTTGGCCGCAAACGCATAACAGCAAATATTGCCCATTTTTGGTGTGAATTGGCACTGTTAGAACAATTGGAAAGCAATACAGCTAAATCGATACTCTATTTTAAAAGAGCGCTATCTGAAGATCCTAAATGCGTAAGAGCAAGCATTTCTTTGGGTAAAATATATCTTGAGAATGAAGATTATAAAGGCACTATCAAATATATGGAAATGGTGCTAGATCAAGATACTGACTTTATAAGCGAAGTGCTTGAAACGTTGGCTGAGTGCTATCACCATATTGGCCAAGAAGAGCAACTGGTTGAGTTTCTGCGCAAGTGTATAGATAAGAAGGCAGGAGTTTCGGCGGAACTGATGTTGGCACAACTGGTCGCACATCATGAAGGCTTTGCTTCTGCTCAGACATTGTTAACCCGGCAACTACTTCGAAATCCAACGATGAAGGGCTTTCATCGCCTAATGGATTACCATTTAGCCGAAGCTGAAGAAGGACGAGCTAAAGAAAGTTTAACGACGCTACGGTCGCTTGTCGGCGAGCAACTTAAAACAAAGCCGCATTATCGCTGCAGAAAATGTGGATTTTCAACCCATTCACTTTATTGGCACTGTCCATCATGTAAAGGTTGGGGGACCATTAAGCCAATTCGTGGACTTGATGGGGAATAA
- the pyrF gene encoding orotidine-5'-phosphate decarboxylase, with the protein MLDQKVIVALDYDNQADALAFVDKIDPNSCRLKVGKEMFTLYGPQFVQELHKRNFSVFLDLKFHDIPNTCSKAVRAAAELGIWMVNVHASGGEKMMAASREILEPYGKERPLLIGVTVLTSMERSDLAGIGLDMEPQQQVKRLALLTQNSGLDGVVCSAQESSMLKSSLGDEFTLVTPGIRPVGSEVGDQKRIMTPSEAVKAGSDYLVIGRPITQAKDPAFVLTEINNSLNG; encoded by the coding sequence ATGTTGGATCAAAAAGTTATTGTGGCTCTGGATTATGATAATCAAGCGGATGCGTTAGCCTTTGTTGATAAAATCGATCCCAATTCTTGTCGTCTTAAGGTAGGCAAAGAAATGTTTACTCTCTATGGTCCACAATTTGTACAAGAACTGCATAAACGTAATTTCTCTGTATTTCTTGACCTCAAATTTCACGATATTCCTAATACCTGCTCAAAAGCAGTAAGAGCAGCGGCTGAGCTGGGTATCTGGATGGTTAATGTACACGCTAGTGGTGGAGAGAAGATGATGGCGGCTTCTCGAGAGATATTAGAGCCTTACGGGAAAGAAAGACCTTTGCTCATTGGTGTCACCGTACTAACCAGTATGGAGCGTTCTGACCTCGCAGGCATCGGATTAGACATGGAACCACAGCAACAGGTGAAACGCCTTGCACTATTAACTCAAAATAGCGGTTTGGATGGCGTGGTGTGTTCGGCTCAAGAATCGTCAATGCTTAAATCTAGTCTGGGCGATGAATTTACTTTAGTTACGCCTGGAATCCGACCTGTTGGTAGTGAAGTTGGTGATCAAAAGCGCATTATGACGCCGTCAGAAGCAGTTAAAGCAGGCTCTGACTATTTAGTAATAGGCAGGCCTATTACACAGGCAAAAGACCCAGCATTTGTGCTTACAGAAATAAATAACAGTCTGAATGGTTAA
- the miaE gene encoding tRNA isopentenyl-2-thiomethyl-A-37 hydroxylase MiaE has translation MHQKLLAPINSFLKCSTPDAWIDKASKPENLPIILRDHLLCELKAGQSAMYLIRKYAVDSQSAATLLEWFKPYEDIAYRKIGNSTTLKGVNTVTKAIMAKSDSPYSQNLIDKMVMLIKEELHHFYQVLEILESRGIEYESIRPSRYAKGLLSKVKTYEPDTLIDKLIIGAYIEARSCERFAKLAPYLDEDLEKFYISLLRSEARHYQDYLALAEQIAGRDISERVKELGVIEAELISSPDNDFKFHSGRPVGLES, from the coding sequence ATGCATCAAAAACTCTTAGCGCCAATTAACTCCTTTTTGAAATGTTCAACTCCTGACGCGTGGATTGATAAAGCAAGTAAGCCAGAAAACTTGCCAATCATTCTACGGGACCATCTGCTATGTGAATTAAAAGCCGGCCAATCGGCTATGTACCTGATACGAAAATACGCAGTTGATAGCCAAAGCGCAGCAACTTTACTTGAGTGGTTTAAGCCTTATGAAGATATCGCTTACCGCAAGATCGGTAATTCAACAACACTCAAAGGCGTGAATACGGTCACTAAAGCGATTATGGCTAAGTCAGATTCACCCTATAGCCAAAACCTAATCGACAAAATGGTCATGCTGATTAAAGAAGAATTACATCACTTTTATCAAGTCTTAGAGATCCTGGAGTCTAGAGGGATTGAATATGAGAGTATCAGGCCGAGTCGATACGCTAAAGGCCTATTATCAAAGGTGAAAACTTACGAACCCGATACCCTTATCGACAAATTAATTATCGGCGCTTACATTGAAGCGCGATCTTGCGAACGATTTGCGAAACTGGCTCCTTACCTTGACGAAGATTTGGAAAAATTTTATATCTCCCTGTTACGTTCTGAGGCACGCCACTACCAAGATTATCTTGCGTTAGCCGAACAAATTGCAGGAAGAGATATCTCCGAACGAGTGAAAGAATTGGGCGTGATCGAAGCGGAGCTCATCTCCTCACCAGACAATGATTTTAAATTCCATAGCGGAAGACCGGTGGGTCTTGAGTCTTGA
- a CDS encoding glycoside hydrolase family protein, which produces MKKRYIFIIITALSGVFNVNATTNEKQEMLKIEAQAIDALVAGPILQGPSILNDHKRFVWGGSVIKGDDGQYHMFYSTWEAGKNIPQFSDSWVQYSKIAYAVSEFPDRGFKTKKIFLPGRMLEGNPGAWDAQMTHNPHIQKFGDKYYLYYIGSRDPGKQAQGSTGELVNKRNRVQQLQKIGVITFDSFDQILDGSFERPSDPILVPRTRVKKDKVVDPSPFGTEAKPDNLVVVNPSVVQRPSDGKYLLYFKGNIYDPEWKGVHGVAISDSPTGPFTTLDRFVFELMMDDGSFAAAEDPYVWYHPKHNKFYAIFKDFTGKFTDGKPGLAMMWSENGLDWEKTQNPLFMKKEVTLKSGEHISMDRLERPQLLIGPDGNPRVLYAAGAITNVNVRKDGSSFNVQIPLKVVSE; this is translated from the coding sequence ATGAAAAAACGATATATATTCATAATTATAACTGCACTTTCTGGTGTATTTAATGTAAATGCAACTACAAATGAAAAGCAAGAAATGCTGAAGATAGAAGCACAAGCAATTGATGCTTTAGTAGCGGGCCCGATACTACAAGGTCCCTCTATCCTAAATGATCATAAAAGATTTGTCTGGGGAGGCAGTGTTATCAAAGGGGACGATGGTCAATACCATATGTTTTATTCCACTTGGGAAGCAGGCAAAAATATCCCTCAGTTTTCGGATTCTTGGGTGCAGTATTCCAAGATTGCTTATGCTGTCTCTGAGTTCCCGGATCGTGGCTTTAAGACAAAGAAAATATTCCTTCCCGGCAGAATGTTGGAAGGAAATCCAGGCGCATGGGACGCCCAAATGACGCACAACCCTCATATTCAGAAGTTCGGTGACAAGTACTATTTATATTACATCGGATCACGGGACCCTGGTAAACAAGCTCAAGGATCGACGGGAGAATTGGTAAACAAAAGAAATCGTGTACAACAGCTGCAAAAAATTGGGGTGATAACATTTGACAGTTTTGACCAAATATTGGATGGATCTTTTGAACGACCTTCTGATCCTATTCTCGTTCCAAGAACTCGTGTAAAAAAAGATAAAGTAGTTGATCCTTCTCCTTTTGGTACAGAAGCTAAACCAGATAATCTTGTAGTCGTAAATCCATCAGTAGTTCAACGGCCTTCAGATGGAAAGTACTTGCTCTATTTCAAAGGGAATATATATGATCCAGAATGGAAAGGGGTTCATGGAGTTGCAATATCAGACTCACCAACGGGGCCTTTTACTACATTGGATAGATTTGTTTTTGAATTAATGATGGACGATGGTTCTTTTGCAGCAGCTGAAGATCCTTATGTTTGGTATCATCCGAAACATAATAAATTTTATGCTATATTTAAAGACTTTACAGGTAAGTTTACAGACGGTAAACCAGGTCTCGCGATGATGTGGTCAGAAAATGGACTGGATTGGGAGAAAACACAAAATCCACTATTTATGAAGAAAGAAGTGACATTAAAAAGTGGAGAACACATTTCAATGGACCGCTTAGAGAGGCCACAACTTTTGATTGGGCCTGATGGCAATCCACGAGTATTGTATGCAGCAGGTGCAATTACAAATGTTAATGTCAGGAAAGACGGATCATCTTTCAATGTGCAAATTCCATTAAAAGTGGTTTCAGAATAG
- a CDS encoding MurR/RpiR family transcriptional regulator translates to MSDLIPRLEMLSVHGSESEKKISGFLINDKEHNITTLSAVALGKQCGVSNASVIRFAQSLNYKGYSEFKLEYLAIQKQSTLETIYDDVRLEDSVVEIIKKAEYLFSQNIENSINLVDPETLDQLAHVISKADKIALFGVGSSGIVASDAYQKLIRINKNVLFNADTHVQRAYASMLTENDLALAFTTRGNTKEVNQALDIAQQANCTIAAITRYGKTPTSKLADLTLPFAYKERHHELGMITPQLSQMMLFDILYFRITALLGDAALSSLKRIRGNFVNLNKS, encoded by the coding sequence ATGTCAGATCTTATTCCTAGGTTAGAAATGCTCTCAGTTCATGGCAGTGAATCAGAAAAAAAAATTTCTGGGTTTCTGATTAATGACAAAGAACACAACATTACGACACTTAGTGCCGTAGCGTTAGGCAAGCAATGTGGTGTCAGCAATGCATCTGTGATTCGTTTTGCTCAAAGCCTCAACTATAAAGGTTATTCTGAATTTAAACTTGAATACCTAGCAATACAAAAACAAAGCACCCTAGAAACTATCTACGATGATGTCCGTCTTGAAGACTCGGTTGTAGAAATAATCAAGAAAGCAGAATATTTATTTAGCCAAAATATCGAAAATTCCATAAATCTAGTCGATCCTGAAACGCTCGACCAACTTGCTCATGTTATTAGCAAAGCAGACAAAATTGCGCTTTTTGGTGTTGGTTCTTCAGGAATAGTGGCATCAGACGCATACCAAAAGCTCATTCGAATTAACAAGAATGTATTATTTAACGCAGATACCCATGTCCAACGCGCTTATGCGAGTATGTTAACTGAAAATGATCTGGCTTTGGCCTTTACTACAAGAGGGAATACAAAAGAAGTCAATCAAGCACTAGATATTGCCCAACAAGCGAATTGTACCATTGCTGCTATCACACGCTACGGTAAAACACCCACAAGTAAATTAGCAGATTTAACTCTGCCATTTGCTTATAAAGAGCGTCATCATGAGTTAGGAATGATAACCCCTCAGCTGTCTCAGATGATGTTATTTGATATTCTTTATTTTCGCATTACCGCGTTATTAGGGGATGCCGCTCTATCTTCACTAAAACGAATTCGTGGCAATTTTGTGAACCTCAATAAGAGTTAG
- the agaF gene encoding PTS galactosamine/N-acetylgalactosamine transporter subunit IIA — MIAVILVGHGRFGSGLGCAVEQIIGAQDNFTTIDFVEGISVADLEAMMLQALEQLSTEEGVVFLTDLLGGSPFRVASQIALQRKNVEVISGTNLQLCVEMLLDRDEMELNEFCQTAITCGRNGLTRLSDELKNTSQATSSDDGI; from the coding sequence ATGATTGCTGTGATTCTTGTCGGCCATGGACGCTTTGGCTCAGGGCTAGGCTGTGCGGTAGAACAGATTATTGGAGCTCAGGACAACTTTACTACCATCGATTTCGTTGAAGGCATTTCTGTGGCTGACTTAGAAGCCATGATGTTACAAGCCCTCGAACAACTCTCTACCGAAGAAGGCGTCGTTTTTCTTACTGACTTACTTGGCGGTAGTCCATTCCGAGTTGCTTCTCAAATTGCTTTGCAGCGCAAGAATGTTGAAGTTATCTCTGGTACCAATTTACAGCTTTGTGTTGAGATGCTACTTGACAGAGATGAAATGGAACTTAACGAATTTTGTCAAACGGCTATTACCTGTGGACGCAATGGCCTGACTCGTCTTTCAGATGAGCTTAAAAATACGTCCCAGGCAACTTCCTCTGATGATGGCATTTAG
- a CDS encoding PTS system mannose/fructose/sorbose family transporter subunit IID, whose protein sequence is MTEQLTQNAQVDEHESADTTNTLPKKVVRKILLRQLFIQASFNYERMQACGFLWAISPGLKHIHKEKDKLGESMRSHMDFFNSHTYLVTFILGVVLAMEQGKQKAETIRAFKVAAMGPIAGIGDAMFNLTLKPISAAIAASLALDNVALAPVFYLLLLNVTRLSVQIPLFKYGYNTGLKALEKMKDHTVAMARSATIIGIMVIGAMSAQFVKLNVVATIGYADTTFNIQTDLLDKIVPNILPLMFVILTYRLLMKGISPTKIIFLMILFGIGGHYIGLL, encoded by the coding sequence ATGACGGAACAACTAACTCAAAATGCTCAGGTTGATGAACACGAAAGTGCCGACACGACGAATACTCTACCAAAAAAAGTAGTGCGTAAAATATTATTACGTCAATTATTCATTCAGGCTTCATTCAACTATGAACGTATGCAAGCATGTGGGTTTTTGTGGGCTATTTCTCCAGGATTGAAACATATTCATAAAGAGAAGGATAAACTTGGCGAATCAATGCGCAGCCATATGGATTTTTTCAACTCACATACTTACTTAGTGACCTTCATTCTTGGTGTGGTATTAGCCATGGAACAAGGTAAGCAAAAAGCGGAGACAATTCGCGCGTTTAAAGTTGCAGCAATGGGTCCAATTGCAGGAATTGGCGACGCTATGTTTAACTTAACGCTCAAACCAATCAGTGCTGCAATTGCCGCCTCATTGGCATTGGATAACGTAGCTTTAGCACCTGTTTTCTATCTCTTATTATTAAATGTTACCCGTCTGAGTGTTCAGATACCGTTATTTAAGTATGGATATAACACAGGACTAAAAGCATTAGAGAAAATGAAAGACCATACGGTTGCGATGGCTCGTTCTGCTACCATCATAGGTATTATGGTTATCGGAGCAATGTCGGCTCAATTTGTTAAGCTAAACGTTGTTGCAACAATAGGTTATGCCGATACTACATTCAATATTCAAACCGATTTATTAGATAAGATAGTACCCAATATCTTACCATTGATGTTTGTAATATTAACGTATCGCTTACTAATGAAGGGCATATCCCCTACTAAGATCATTTTCCTCATGATTCTGTTCGGTATTGGTGGTCATTATATTGGACTTCTCTAG
- the agaW gene encoding PTS N-acetylgalactosamine transporter subunit IIC has protein sequence MFELILIGLWAAIAGVDFYSGQFYIGRPIVTGPVVGLIMGDYQTGLAVGAALELAWLGLVPIAGAQPPNVTIGAVVGTAFAIKGGFSPEVVVGIALPFAILMQQLIVLQFTVFSGLMHKADDLAAQGDDKGIARINYLGMLSLGVLYFVTAALPVYFGEEVANAIIQYVPAGIITGLKIAGGLMPALGFAMLMKVMFKKAFIPYFIAGFAAMTYLNLPVLAIAIFATCIAVIDYMTRQKIGENKSVTVPNQNQGGGI, from the coding sequence ATGTTTGAACTAATTTTAATTGGGTTGTGGGCTGCTATTGCAGGTGTCGACTTTTATAGCGGTCAATTTTACATTGGGCGTCCTATTGTAACAGGCCCGGTTGTAGGGCTCATTATGGGCGATTATCAGACTGGATTAGCCGTAGGTGCGGCTTTGGAATTGGCTTGGCTTGGTTTAGTACCAATCGCTGGTGCACAACCACCAAACGTAACCATTGGCGCTGTAGTCGGTACTGCATTTGCTATAAAAGGTGGATTTTCTCCAGAAGTTGTCGTTGGTATTGCTCTTCCATTCGCAATCTTAATGCAGCAACTGATTGTACTTCAATTTACTGTCTTCTCAGGCTTAATGCACAAGGCAGACGATCTAGCAGCTCAAGGGGATGATAAAGGCATAGCACGTATTAACTACCTTGGAATGCTCTCTTTAGGTGTACTTTACTTTGTCACAGCGGCGTTGCCGGTTTATTTTGGCGAAGAAGTGGCCAATGCCATTATTCAATACGTACCTGCAGGTATTATTACAGGTTTGAAAATTGCTGGTGGTCTTATGCCTGCTCTTGGTTTCGCTATGCTTATGAAAGTCATGTTCAAAAAAGCGTTCATTCCGTATTTCATCGCTGGCTTTGCCGCCATGACATATCTAAACCTTCCGGTTCTAGCTATTGCTATTTTTGCCACGTGTATTGCTGTTATCGATTATATGACTCGTCAAAAAATCGGAGAAAACAAATCAGTTACTGTACCAAACCAGAACCAAGGTGGAGGAATTTAA
- the agaV gene encoding PTS N-acetylgalactosamine transporter subunit IIB, giving the protein MGINLTRVDNRLLHGQVAVAWSHHAEANLIVIVNDDVAEDQMQQDLMTMSAGNMGVRFFSVQKTVDIIHKASPEQKIMLVVRTPQDVVRLVEGGVPLNDINIGNMHFSEGKKQIHITVSVDDEDMQAFERLRELGVRFAIQRMPHEDKLDIFQLHDAYKG; this is encoded by the coding sequence ATGGGCATCAATTTAACGCGAGTCGATAATCGATTGTTGCATGGGCAGGTTGCAGTAGCCTGGAGTCATCATGCTGAAGCAAACCTAATCGTTATCGTAAATGACGACGTAGCAGAAGACCAAATGCAACAAGACTTAATGACAATGTCGGCTGGTAATATGGGAGTACGGTTTTTCTCCGTACAAAAAACAGTCGATATTATCCACAAAGCCTCTCCCGAACAAAAAATCATGTTGGTTGTAAGAACACCACAAGATGTGGTGCGACTTGTTGAAGGAGGAGTACCTTTAAACGATATCAACATAGGTAACATGCACTTCTCTGAAGGAAAGAAACAGATCCACATCACGGTATCTGTTGATGATGAAGACATGCAGGCATTTGAACGCCTGCGAGAACTTGGTGTGCGTTTTGCGATTCAGCGAATGCCCCATGAGGATAAACTAGATATATTTCAATTACATGATGCATATAAGGGATAG
- the murQ gene encoding N-acetylmuramic acid 6-phosphate etherase, whose translation MRDKNIDALIQNEVNTRDFDLSQKSTIQILNKINDNDKTVACVIEQHLHMVEKAVNAICVQLLNGGRIFYVGAGTSGRLAVLDSAECPPTFGTSPELVQSIIAGGLDAMLAAVESVEDSETLSVCALQERNMTNKDVVIGISASGRTPFALSALKYANRMGCLTIAICTRGPCEMEREATIAITPDVGAEILTGSSRMKSGTAQKMLLGMISTTTMIRLGKVYNNQMIDLVANNEKLIYRAENIVASICEISLEKAREFLEKSQYKPRIAALMCLGELSYLQALTCVKSEFETFDEQLLNVKQLLKAKQ comes from the coding sequence ATGCGCGACAAAAATATTGATGCATTGATACAAAATGAAGTCAATACACGAGATTTCGACCTTTCTCAAAAAAGTACAATACAAATTTTAAATAAAATAAATGATAACGATAAGACTGTTGCATGTGTTATTGAACAACATCTTCATATGGTAGAAAAAGCCGTAAACGCAATTTGTGTTCAACTTCTCAATGGTGGTCGCATTTTTTATGTCGGCGCCGGCACGAGTGGTCGCCTGGCCGTTCTGGATAGTGCTGAATGTCCCCCTACGTTTGGTACTAGCCCAGAACTGGTTCAGTCGATTATTGCAGGTGGTTTAGACGCGATGTTAGCTGCAGTAGAAAGTGTTGAAGATAGCGAAACCCTGTCTGTTTGCGCATTGCAAGAACGCAATATGACCAATAAAGATGTAGTGATTGGTATCTCTGCGAGTGGCCGAACACCATTCGCACTTTCAGCATTGAAGTACGCCAATCGCATGGGATGTTTGACGATCGCAATTTGCACACGCGGGCCGTGTGAAATGGAACGTGAGGCCACAATCGCTATTACGCCAGATGTAGGTGCAGAAATCCTCACGGGCTCCTCCCGAATGAAGAGTGGTACCGCTCAAAAAATGTTACTTGGTATGATAAGTACTACAACCATGATTCGTCTTGGTAAAGTTTATAACAATCAGATGATTGATCTGGTCGCAAACAACGAAAAACTAATCTATCGTGCCGAAAATATCGTCGCATCAATTTGTGAAATATCTTTAGAAAAAGCGAGAGAATTCCTCGAAAAATCACAATATAAACCGAGAATAGCCGCACTAATGTGCTTAGGGGAGCTTTCTTATCTACAAGCTTTAACATGTGTAAAAAGTGAATTTGAAACATTTGATGAGCAACTATTAAACGTAAAACAATTATTAAAAGCCAAGCAGTAA